From a single Rutidosis leptorrhynchoides isolate AG116_Rl617_1_P2 chromosome 5, CSIRO_AGI_Rlap_v1, whole genome shotgun sequence genomic region:
- the LOC139847179 gene encoding ultraviolet-B receptor UVR8-like isoform X1, with translation MAANNLNRKAVALAAGEAHTLLLTAGDGDVYSWGRGTFGRLGNGSEVDHHFPLKIELGKKIVGLAAGAYHSLALSDDGSLWSWGYNSYGQLGFDGGSSSVPSLVKVPVTNGSATNNETTLKMSSVKAGGMMSLAIDEHGSLWMWGNCPVPEISSEVEFTLAPIPTPTPVNFHGHTVVKVACGSEHIVALVNAGAIRENGDLVCYTWGNNDHGQLGVGDTDTRPNPEIVQKFNTGAGSPWAAYEVACGAFHTCVLAYKKTDNVVLENACWTFGRGNNGQLGQGTSKNSLYPQMVDGLPKNLNLVSVDCGLFHTSVVSSSGSVWSWGMENGLGLCPEATFTEGDGGDALSPRLINGPKFSDPVQVACGAAHTVILADNGYKLWSWGRGKSGVLGTGQEVDFFKPTPVLWPPPNEDGQETVTKSVLEKGSEESTEIEKRLAVMMEEMNLLQSKFYIMERYASILHGSIFGKPFEEDKDIPLSLRTSGTFDINKEWENMLESCDRSKLIRLQMFYRNMLAGVDDKMMNLRIKEMLKEYLESSPRNNR, from the exons ATGGCGGCCAACAATCTAAATCGGAAAGCAGTCGCACTTGCTGCCGGAGAAGCTCACACTCTCCTTCTCACCG CAGGTGATGGTGACGTTTATTCATGGGGAAGAGGAACCTTTGGCCGGCTCGGAAATGGTTCAGAGGTGGATCACCATTTTCCTCTTAAAATCGAATTAGGGAAGAAAATTGTTGGATTAGCTGCAGGCGCTTATCACTCTCTAGCTCTTTCTG ATGATGGTTCACTTTGGAGCTGGGGCTATAATTCTT ATGGTCAACTTGGTTTTGATGGAGGTAGTTCTTCCGTACCCTCTTTGGTGAAGGTGCCAGTAACAAATGGATCTGCAACTAACAATGAAACAACACTTAAG ATGTCTTCAGTGAAAGCAGGAGGCATGATGTCACTAGCAATCGATGAACACGGGTCACTCTGGATGTGGGGCAACTGCCCTGTACCCGAAATCTCAAGTGAAGTGGAATTTACGCTTGCCCCTATACCAACTCCAACACCCGTTAACTTCCATGGTCATACGGTAGTCAAAGTAGCATGTGGAAGCGAGCACATTGTAGCATTAGTCAACGCCGGAGCGATACGTGAAAACGGTGACCTCGTATGCTATACTTGGGGTAACAACGATCATGGACAGCTAGGCGTTGGAGATACCGACACAAGACCGAACCCTGAAATCGTCCAGAAATTTAACACGGGGGCCGGGTCCCCTTGGGCTGCTTATGAAGTCGCATGTGGTGCGTTCCATACGTGCGTACTTGCTTATAAAAAGACGGATAATGTTGTACTAGAAAACGCGTGTTGGACTTTTGGTCGTGGTAATAACGGGCAGTTAGGACAAGGAACCTCAAAAAATTCTTTGTACCCGCAAATGGTTGACGGGTTGCCGAAAAATTTGAATTTGGTTTCTGTTGATTGTGGTTTGTTTCACACGAGTGTAGTTTCGTCGTCTGGGAGTGTTTGGTCATGGGGAATGGAAAACGGGTTGGGTTTATGTCCCGAAGCTACTTTTACAGAAGGTGATGGTGGAGATGCACTTTCGCCCCGTTTAATTAACGGGCCAAAATTTTCAGACCCGGTTCAAGTAGCTTGTGGTGCTGCTCATACTGTTATTCTAGCAGATAATGGATACAAACTTTGGTCTTGGGGGAGAGGAAAAAGTGGGGTGCTTGGAACTGGTCAAGAGGTTGACTTTTTCAAACCAACGCCCGTTTTGTGGCCCCCACCAAACGAGGATGGTCAGGAAACTGTTACTAAGAGCGTTTTGGAAAAGGGTAGTGAAGAAAGTACAGAGATTGAGAAGAGGTTAGCGGTTATGATGGAAGAAATGAATCTTTTGCAATCGAAGTTTTATATAATGGAGCGTTATGCTAGCATTCTTCACGGTTCTATATTTGGAAAGCCTTTTGAAGAAGATAAAGATATACCACTTTCTTTACGGACTTCGGGTACATTTGATATTAACAAAGAGTGGGAGAATATGTTGGAATCGTGTGATCGTAGTAAGCTCATACGTTTGCAGATGTTTTACCGTAACATGCTTGCAGGTGTTGATGATAAGATGATGAATCTTAGGATCAAGGAGATGCTCAAAGAGTACCTCGAATCATCACCGAGAAACAATCGCTAA
- the LOC139847179 gene encoding ultraviolet-B receptor UVR8-like isoform X2, with protein MAANNLNRKAVALAAGEAHTLLLTGDGDVYSWGRGTFGRLGNGSEVDHHFPLKIELGKKIVGLAAGAYHSLALSDDGSLWSWGYNSYGQLGFDGGSSSVPSLVKVPVTNGSATNNETTLKMSSVKAGGMMSLAIDEHGSLWMWGNCPVPEISSEVEFTLAPIPTPTPVNFHGHTVVKVACGSEHIVALVNAGAIRENGDLVCYTWGNNDHGQLGVGDTDTRPNPEIVQKFNTGAGSPWAAYEVACGAFHTCVLAYKKTDNVVLENACWTFGRGNNGQLGQGTSKNSLYPQMVDGLPKNLNLVSVDCGLFHTSVVSSSGSVWSWGMENGLGLCPEATFTEGDGGDALSPRLINGPKFSDPVQVACGAAHTVILADNGYKLWSWGRGKSGVLGTGQEVDFFKPTPVLWPPPNEDGQETVTKSVLEKGSEESTEIEKRLAVMMEEMNLLQSKFYIMERYASILHGSIFGKPFEEDKDIPLSLRTSGTFDINKEWENMLESCDRSKLIRLQMFYRNMLAGVDDKMMNLRIKEMLKEYLESSPRNNR; from the exons ATGGCGGCCAACAATCTAAATCGGAAAGCAGTCGCACTTGCTGCCGGAGAAGCTCACACTCTCCTTCTCACCG GTGATGGTGACGTTTATTCATGGGGAAGAGGAACCTTTGGCCGGCTCGGAAATGGTTCAGAGGTGGATCACCATTTTCCTCTTAAAATCGAATTAGGGAAGAAAATTGTTGGATTAGCTGCAGGCGCTTATCACTCTCTAGCTCTTTCTG ATGATGGTTCACTTTGGAGCTGGGGCTATAATTCTT ATGGTCAACTTGGTTTTGATGGAGGTAGTTCTTCCGTACCCTCTTTGGTGAAGGTGCCAGTAACAAATGGATCTGCAACTAACAATGAAACAACACTTAAG ATGTCTTCAGTGAAAGCAGGAGGCATGATGTCACTAGCAATCGATGAACACGGGTCACTCTGGATGTGGGGCAACTGCCCTGTACCCGAAATCTCAAGTGAAGTGGAATTTACGCTTGCCCCTATACCAACTCCAACACCCGTTAACTTCCATGGTCATACGGTAGTCAAAGTAGCATGTGGAAGCGAGCACATTGTAGCATTAGTCAACGCCGGAGCGATACGTGAAAACGGTGACCTCGTATGCTATACTTGGGGTAACAACGATCATGGACAGCTAGGCGTTGGAGATACCGACACAAGACCGAACCCTGAAATCGTCCAGAAATTTAACACGGGGGCCGGGTCCCCTTGGGCTGCTTATGAAGTCGCATGTGGTGCGTTCCATACGTGCGTACTTGCTTATAAAAAGACGGATAATGTTGTACTAGAAAACGCGTGTTGGACTTTTGGTCGTGGTAATAACGGGCAGTTAGGACAAGGAACCTCAAAAAATTCTTTGTACCCGCAAATGGTTGACGGGTTGCCGAAAAATTTGAATTTGGTTTCTGTTGATTGTGGTTTGTTTCACACGAGTGTAGTTTCGTCGTCTGGGAGTGTTTGGTCATGGGGAATGGAAAACGGGTTGGGTTTATGTCCCGAAGCTACTTTTACAGAAGGTGATGGTGGAGATGCACTTTCGCCCCGTTTAATTAACGGGCCAAAATTTTCAGACCCGGTTCAAGTAGCTTGTGGTGCTGCTCATACTGTTATTCTAGCAGATAATGGATACAAACTTTGGTCTTGGGGGAGAGGAAAAAGTGGGGTGCTTGGAACTGGTCAAGAGGTTGACTTTTTCAAACCAACGCCCGTTTTGTGGCCCCCACCAAACGAGGATGGTCAGGAAACTGTTACTAAGAGCGTTTTGGAAAAGGGTAGTGAAGAAAGTACAGAGATTGAGAAGAGGTTAGCGGTTATGATGGAAGAAATGAATCTTTTGCAATCGAAGTTTTATATAATGGAGCGTTATGCTAGCATTCTTCACGGTTCTATATTTGGAAAGCCTTTTGAAGAAGATAAAGATATACCACTTTCTTTACGGACTTCGGGTACATTTGATATTAACAAAGAGTGGGAGAATATGTTGGAATCGTGTGATCGTAGTAAGCTCATACGTTTGCAGATGTTTTACCGTAACATGCTTGCAGGTGTTGATGATAAGATGATGAATCTTAGGATCAAGGAGATGCTCAAAGAGTACCTCGAATCATCACCGAGAAACAATCGCTAA
- the LOC139850485 gene encoding uncharacterized protein, with amino-acid sequence MDHLHPSTSSPPPPPQPPPLPDLNQYPPEPLTERVLRALEHRLRLLHRTNSDFFILGATGNVYTVNLSTTPSCTCPDRTTPCKHILFVYIRVLSVSLDDPCLWRTTLHINELTQLLSSPISLDTIAGPVIRQRFQEMYLQRVTTHPDGKAPAIQAEEGSNCPICLEDMGIGERKLVACATCKNLIHEECLLAWKKSSRRRSTSCVICRARWRDRTEQEKYINLSAYISQDDDNSNIIDQDGDQDYCGVNLVN; translated from the coding sequence atggATCATTTGCATCCCTCAACCTcatcgccaccaccaccaccacaaccaccaccactaccagaCCTCAACCAATACCCACCCGAACCACTCACCGAACGAGTCCTTCGCGCACTCGAACACCGCCTACGTCTCCTCCATCGTACCAACTCCGATTTCTTCATCTTAGGCGCCACAGGAAACGTCTACACCGTTAACCTCTCCACCACCCCATCATGCACGTGCCCCGATCGCACCACCCCATGCAAACACATCCTCTTCGTTTACATTCGTGTTCTTTCTGTATCCCTAGATGACCCATGTTTATGGCGCACCACTCTCCACATCAATGAACTAACTCAATTACTATCATCTCCCATTTCACTTGATACTATCGCTGGTCCTGTTATTCGACAAAGGTTTCAAGAAATGTATTTGCAACGTGTTACGACTCATCCGGATGGTAAGGCGCCTGCTATACAAGCGGAAGAAGGGTCGAATTGTCCGATTTGTTTGGAGGATATGGGAATTGGAGAGCGGAAATTGGTTGCGTGTGCTACGTGTAAAAATCTGATACACGAAGAGTGTTTGTTAGCATGGAAGAAAAGTAGTAGAAGACGATCAACGAGTTGTGTGATATGCAGAGCTCGATGGAGAGATCGTACTGAACAGGAGAAGTATATTAATCTTTCGGCGTATATTAGCCAAGATGATGATAAtagtaacatcattgatcaagatGGTGATCAAGACTATTGTGGGGTTAATTTAGTTAACTGA